The Lacticaseibacillus rhamnosus DNA window GCGGGTTTCAGAGAGCAGGCGGTGGTGCGAGCCTGACGATGCTAAGACTGAACTGACCTTTGAAGTTGCTGCGGTGAACGGAGTAATCGCAGCCGGCCGGACCGTTACCCCTTTTGAGCGCTGTGAAAGCAGAACTTAGGTGGTACCGCGGCTGAGCCGTCCTAATGAAGACTAGGGCGGCTTTTTGTTTGAAAATAAGTGGGAGGTAACAAAATGGCATACGATCATCATGAGATCGATAAGAAGTGGCAGCGTTATTGGGCCGAACATAACGAATTCAACACCACAACCGATCCGAAGAAACCGAATTATTATGCATTAGACATGTTCCCATATCCATCAGGCCAGGGCTTGCATGTTGGACATCCAGAAGGCTACACCGCGACCGATATTGTGGCGCGGATGAAACGAATGCAAGGATTTAACGTTTTGCATCCGATGGGGTGGGATGCATTCGGTTTACCAGCTGAGCAATATGCCTTGAATACCGGTCACAATCCCCGGACTTTTACTAAGCAAAACATTGAAACGTTTAAGCGTCAAATTAATAGCCTTGGTTTTTCATATGATTGGAACCGGGAAATTAATACGACCGATCCGAATTACTACAAATGGACACAATGGATTTTTGAACAACTGTATAAACATGGACTAGCGTATGAAGCTGAAGTTCCGGTTAACTGGAGCCCTGATTTGGGAACCGTAGTCGCTAACGAAGAAGTGATTGATGGTAAAACGGAGCGGGGCGGTTTTCCGGTTGTTCGTAAGCCGATGCGGCAATGGATGCTAAAGATCACAGCGTACGCCGATAAATTACTTGCAGACTTGGATGATTTGGATTGGCCTGAATCAATCAAGCAGATGCAACGAAACTGGATCGGCAAGTCAACCGGGGCGCAAATCACGTTTACGGTCACCGATACTCAGGAAAAGTTTGACGTTTTCACAACGCGTCCGGACACCCTTTTTGGCGCAACTTATGTCGTCATGGCACCAGAGCACGACTTGGTTGAAAAGATTACGACGCCGGAACAGCAGGCAGTTGTTGATGCTTATATTGAAGAAGCGGCACATAAGTCCGATCTTGACCGGACGGCGCTCGATAAGGAAAAAACCGGCGTCTGGACAGGTGCTTATGCGACCAACCCCGTCAATGGCGAGAAGTTGCCGATCTGGATCTCGGATTATGTGCTGGCAACTTATGGTACCGGGGCGATTATGGCGGTGCCGGCCCACGATGATCGCGACTATGCTTTTGCTAAGAAATTTGGCATCGAAATCAAACCGGTGATTGAAGGTGGCAATATTGACGAGGCAGCTTATACCGGCGATGGCGTGCACATTAATTCCGGCTTTCTTGATGGCTTAAACGAACAGGATGCCATTGATCGGATGATCGCATGGCTGGAAGATAAAGGCATTGGCCAGGAAAAAGTTAACTATAAGTTGCGTGACTGGGTCTTTTCCCGGCAGCGTTATTGGGGCGAACCCATTCCAGTGATTCACTGGGAAGACGGCGAGACAACCCTGGTACCAGAAGATGAATTGCCGCTGACTTTGCCGGAAGAAGTTGATATCAAGCCAAGTGGAACCGGTGAGAGCCCGCTCGCCAACCTGACTGACTGGGTCAATGTTGTAGACAAGAACGGGCGTAAAGGTAAGCGTGAGACGAATACCATGCCGCAATGGGCTGGTTCTTCGTGGTACTTCCTGCGCTTTGTCGATCCACATAACAAAGAGGCCTTGGCTGATTATGACAAGCTCAAGCAGTGGATGCCAGTGGACCTTTATATCGGCGGGGCCGAACATGCCGTGCTGCATCTGCTGTACGCGCGTTTTTGGAATCTGTTCCTTTATGATATCGGCGCGATTCCAAACAAGGAACCATTCCAGCGCCTGTTTAACCAAGGCATGATCTTGGGTGATAATCATGAAAAGATGAGTAAGTCCAAAGGGAATGTCGTTAACCCCGATGACGTGGTGGACGAATACGGTGCCGATACCTTGCGCCTGTATGAAATGTTCATGGGACCATTGGATGCCGGTATCGCTTGGTCCACGGATGGTTTGGCGGGTGCCCGCAAGTTCTTGGATCGAGTATGGAGCGCCTTTATTGATGATGAAGGCAAGCTGCGCGATCGTATCACCACCATTAATGACGGTCGTTTGGATAAGGTCTACAACGAAACGGTTAAAAAAGTAACCGAGGACTATGAGGCGTTGCATTTTAACACGGCGATTGCCCAAATGATGGTCTTCATCAATTCGGCGCGCAAAGACGATGATTTGCCGCTAGAATATGTTGAAGGCTTTGTCAAAATGCTCGCACCGATCGCACCGCACTTGATGGAAGAAATCTGGCAACGGCTGGGACATGATCACAGCTTAACCTATGCGCCGTGGCCAAGTTATGACGAAAGCAAGCTTAAAACCGACACCTACGACATGATGGTGCAGGTCAATGGCAAACTTCGTGGTTCCATCACTGCGAGCGTTGATGAGACTGATGACGAGATCAAACAAGCTGCTTTAGCCAATGAAAATGTCCAGAAGTATACGACAGGCAAGGATATTAAAAAAATCATTGTCGTACCACGTAAGATTATTAATATCGTTGCTAAGTAATGTGGTTGCATTTTGGTCAGACTGATAGGATAAGTTTGATTGCCACAATTGCGGTTCTAGAGACAAAAACTGCCTCTGGAATCGCTTTTTTGGTGAGCGCGAGCCGGCGCGGTTAGAAAGTAAGCGTGAGCCAGCCCGCTTAGAAGCCGGAGTGTAAGTGGCCTTGGGCGTGATGGCCGGTCTTTGGCCATTGCGACCAAGGTCCTTACACGCAGGCTTCTGGGCTGGCGAACGCGTTATGGGCGTAAACCAGAATATAAGTGGCCTCAGGCGTGATGGCCGGTCTTTGGCCATTGCGCCTGAGGCCCTTACACGCAGATCCCTGCGCCGGGGAGCGCGTTATGGGCGTAAACCGGAGTATAAGTGGCCTTAACCATTATGTGAAGGCAATGGTTTAGTTTACGTGACTACGATTTTCAAAGATTTCTTTTGATTCAACAAAGAAACTCAGTAAAGATTGCAAGTGAGGCTGGGATTGCCTAAAATATAAAGGATTACGCAACACGACAGGAGCTTATCATGGAAAATTCGCTGGGCGGCGGGACGCAACCGCCACGTTCAGACAAGGAAAAAATGATCCGCGGTTCGGCGTGGATGACTGCCGGCAGTGTTTTTTCGCGGATTCTTGGTGCTATTTATGTCATTCCGTGGCGTATTTGGCTTGGAGCGGCTTTTTTAACGGCTAATGCTTTATTTACTAAAGGCTATCAGATTTACAGCCTGTTTTTGATTATTTCAACTGCTGGTGTGCCTGGCGCGGTTTCCAAACAAGTTGCCCGCTATAATGCGATGGGTGAATATAAAACCGGTATGCGGCTTTTTTATCACGGGACATTTGCCATGTTCATTATGGGGATCCTGTCTTGTGGGGCAATGTGGTTGCTAGCGCCATTGCTCGCAGCAGGGGATGCCCGGATGATTCCGGTTTTCCGCTCGTTGGCATGGCCACTGTTGCTGATTCCATCGTTGAGCCTGATTCGGGGCTTTTTCCAAGGCTATAACGAAATGGCGCCTAGTGCGATCAGTCAGTTTATTGAACAGGTTGCCCGTATTCTGTATATGCTTGTCATGACTTATGCCATCATGGTTGCCGGTAACCATGATTACCTGAATGCGGTTGTGCATTCAACCTTTGCGGCATTCATTGGGGCAGTTTTTGGACTTGGCTTATTGGTCGTGTATTTTGTTCGGCAGAAACCGCGATTGGATACTTTGGTGGCACACAGTAAACAGGCGCTCAATATCAGCGTTAACGAAATTTTAGTTGATGTTGCGCGGCAGGCGATTCCGTTCATTATCATGGATTCAACGATTAATATTTACTATATTGTTGATCAATACACGTTTAATCCAATGATGAAGGCGTTCTACTTAGTTAGCGAAGATCAGCTTGATCGGTTCTATGCATTATTTGCCGGCAACGCCAACAAGCTGATCATGATCATTGTCAGTCTTGCAGTGGCCATGGCAATTACGGTTGTTCCTTTGCTGGCTGGCGCAAAAACGCGCGGGGATGTTGAAGGTTTAGCGCGGCAAATTACGAACACGTTGCAGCTTTTCTTCATCGTCATGATTCCATCGGCGTTAGGCATGGTGGCCGTTGCGCGTCCGTTATATGTTTTGTTTTATCGTGATATGGACTTCCTTGGGATTCGCTTGTTACAATTTTCGTCAATTTTGGCGATTCTTCTAGGATTATTTACGGTATTGGCTGCTATTCTTCAA harbors:
- a CDS encoding putative polysaccharide biosynthesis protein — translated: MENSLGGGTQPPRSDKEKMIRGSAWMTAGSVFSRILGAIYVIPWRIWLGAAFLTANALFTKGYQIYSLFLIISTAGVPGAVSKQVARYNAMGEYKTGMRLFYHGTFAMFIMGILSCGAMWLLAPLLAAGDARMIPVFRSLAWPLLLIPSLSLIRGFFQGYNEMAPSAISQFIEQVARILYMLVMTYAIMVAGNHDYLNAVVHSTFAAFIGAVFGLGLLVVYFVRQKPRLDTLVAHSKQALNISVNEILVDVARQAIPFIIMDSTINIYYIVDQYTFNPMMKAFYLVSEDQLDRFYALFAGNANKLIMIIVSLAVAMAITVVPLLAGAKTRGDVEGLARQITNTLQLFFIVMIPSALGMVAVARPLYVLFYRDMDFLGIRLLQFSSILAILLGLFTVLAAILQGLFNNRLAIQEMLVGLAVKVIAQWPMIFFFNVYGPVMATMLGMTVSSLLMLYSTNRMYNIHVRQTIRRGVGILAFSLIMCAVCYLIVDVSGILINPESQFGAAFVLLVAVGVGVLIYGYLILKTRLADMIIGARVSRLREILHIR
- the leuS gene encoding leucine--tRNA ligase, encoding MAYDHHEIDKKWQRYWAEHNEFNTTTDPKKPNYYALDMFPYPSGQGLHVGHPEGYTATDIVARMKRMQGFNVLHPMGWDAFGLPAEQYALNTGHNPRTFTKQNIETFKRQINSLGFSYDWNREINTTDPNYYKWTQWIFEQLYKHGLAYEAEVPVNWSPDLGTVVANEEVIDGKTERGGFPVVRKPMRQWMLKITAYADKLLADLDDLDWPESIKQMQRNWIGKSTGAQITFTVTDTQEKFDVFTTRPDTLFGATYVVMAPEHDLVEKITTPEQQAVVDAYIEEAAHKSDLDRTALDKEKTGVWTGAYATNPVNGEKLPIWISDYVLATYGTGAIMAVPAHDDRDYAFAKKFGIEIKPVIEGGNIDEAAYTGDGVHINSGFLDGLNEQDAIDRMIAWLEDKGIGQEKVNYKLRDWVFSRQRYWGEPIPVIHWEDGETTLVPEDELPLTLPEEVDIKPSGTGESPLANLTDWVNVVDKNGRKGKRETNTMPQWAGSSWYFLRFVDPHNKEALADYDKLKQWMPVDLYIGGAEHAVLHLLYARFWNLFLYDIGAIPNKEPFQRLFNQGMILGDNHEKMSKSKGNVVNPDDVVDEYGADTLRLYEMFMGPLDAGIAWSTDGLAGARKFLDRVWSAFIDDEGKLRDRITTINDGRLDKVYNETVKKVTEDYEALHFNTAIAQMMVFINSARKDDDLPLEYVEGFVKMLAPIAPHLMEEIWQRLGHDHSLTYAPWPSYDESKLKTDTYDMMVQVNGKLRGSITASVDETDDEIKQAALANENVQKYTTGKDIKKIIVVPRKIINIVAK